The following coding sequences lie in one Spirosoma sp. KUDC1026 genomic window:
- a CDS encoding Gfo/Idh/MocA family protein: MATFVNRRDFLKAGAVVSSFFIVPRHVLGGPGFLAPSDKITLGFIGCGRQSAGLHKNFQKIPETQVIAGCDVYAAKLDAFVQTNNQLYAQQTGEASYKTTDAHVDFRELLNRKDIDAVVIAVPDHWHAAIAVRAAEAGKDIYCEKPLALTIPEGRAMVRATRKHKRVFQTGSMQRSWKEFTQAVQLVRSGAIGTIKQVNVSVGGPPRNWDLSAEPLPAGLNWDLWMGPNEIERPYNNVLAPAPGATFWGKWRDYREFGGGGMTDWGAHMFDIAQWGLNMDQSGPTEVIPPGGNKDEGLMYRYANGVTMTHQPVAGKNFCQFIGTDGEILVGRGELKTTPVGLADKVFQPADYSFQTSTNHYQDFLTAIKTRKPPICDVEVGHRTASVCTIGNIAYQLQRPLRWDPDKERFEKDAEANKLLSRPMKKEWKV; the protein is encoded by the coding sequence ATGGCTACTTTTGTCAATCGTCGCGACTTCCTCAAGGCAGGGGCAGTCGTTTCGTCGTTTTTCATTGTTCCCCGTCACGTACTGGGCGGCCCGGGTTTTCTGGCCCCCAGTGACAAGATCACCCTGGGCTTTATTGGCTGCGGGCGGCAGAGCGCTGGTCTGCACAAAAACTTCCAGAAAATCCCCGAAACGCAGGTTATTGCCGGCTGCGATGTGTATGCAGCCAAACTGGACGCCTTTGTTCAGACCAACAACCAGCTCTACGCCCAGCAAACCGGGGAAGCTAGTTACAAGACAACCGACGCCCATGTTGATTTTCGGGAACTGCTGAACCGCAAAGACATTGACGCCGTCGTGATTGCCGTTCCCGACCATTGGCACGCGGCCATTGCGGTTCGGGCGGCCGAAGCGGGTAAGGATATTTACTGTGAGAAACCGCTCGCGCTTACCATTCCAGAAGGCCGGGCGATGGTCAGGGCAACACGAAAGCACAAGCGCGTTTTCCAGACCGGCAGCATGCAGCGTTCCTGGAAAGAATTCACGCAGGCGGTGCAGCTCGTGCGTAGTGGCGCCATTGGTACCATTAAACAGGTGAACGTTAGCGTAGGCGGCCCACCCAGAAACTGGGATTTATCGGCGGAACCCCTACCGGCTGGTCTGAACTGGGATTTATGGATGGGCCCCAACGAAATAGAACGCCCGTATAATAACGTACTGGCTCCGGCACCCGGCGCTACGTTCTGGGGTAAATGGCGTGATTATCGTGAGTTTGGGGGGGGTGGAATGACCGACTGGGGGGCTCACATGTTCGACATCGCGCAGTGGGGACTGAATATGGATCAGAGCGGCCCTACGGAAGTAATCCCACCCGGCGGTAACAAAGACGAAGGACTCATGTATAGATACGCCAATGGCGTGACCATGACGCACCAGCCCGTTGCCGGCAAAAACTTCTGCCAGTTCATCGGCACCGACGGCGAGATTCTGGTGGGGCGGGGGGAACTGAAAACCACACCGGTGGGACTGGCGGATAAAGTTTTTCAGCCGGCGGATTATAGTTTCCAGACCAGCACGAACCATTACCAGGATTTTCTGACGGCCATCAAAACCCGGAAACCACCCATCTGTGACGTAGAAGTGGGCCACCGTACCGCCAGCGTCTGCACGATCGGCAACATTGCCTACCAGCTACAGCGCCCCCTCCGCTGGGACCCCGACAAAGAGCGATTCGAAAAAGACGCCGAAGCCAATAAACTCCTGAGCCGCCCAATGAAGAAAGAGTGGAAAGTTTGA
- a CDS encoding cation:proton antiporter: MSSYHILLVLLGIAVLAVAWLPSVVDQYPLSYPIIVVAMGLLVYLLPLPLPDPSPFEYPDVTMHLSELCVIIALTGTGLRIDRRFSLKAWRIPLRLVILTMTITIVVMAFMAYGIGYPPASALLLAASLAPTDPVLAGDVQVGEPGEGKEDTVRFALTGEAGMNDGLAFPFVHGAIALLPTLMPLEARLLHWLWHDVLYEIGIGVLFGWLWGRLLASLIVHLPKKISIRPEVYGFVVLAVTLITYGVTELIHGYGFLAVFVAAITVRSVERHHEFHLRMHDFSDQIERLFIVVLLMLFGGAIGNGLLNALTWPDALLGLALLFIVRPLIGVVTLVGTRASWAERWIISAFGIRGIGSIFYIAFALREAVFPEPQRLWSLVGFVILVSIVLHGILSTPVMRWLDRKQGRLRPVSHVNS, encoded by the coding sequence ATGAGTAGCTATCACATTTTGCTGGTATTATTGGGCATTGCCGTATTAGCAGTTGCCTGGTTGCCTTCAGTAGTCGATCAATATCCGCTCTCTTATCCAATCATCGTTGTGGCGATGGGCTTACTGGTTTATCTGTTGCCCTTGCCCCTCCCCGATCCAAGCCCGTTCGAGTACCCGGACGTAACGATGCACCTTAGCGAGCTCTGCGTCATCATTGCGCTCACCGGGACCGGCCTGAGAATTGATCGACGCTTTTCGCTGAAAGCCTGGAGGATTCCGCTTCGGCTGGTCATCCTGACGATGACGATCACCATTGTTGTCATGGCTTTCATGGCCTATGGCATTGGCTACCCCCCAGCCTCTGCGTTATTGCTGGCTGCGTCGCTGGCCCCTACCGACCCTGTTCTGGCGGGCGATGTCCAGGTAGGCGAGCCAGGTGAGGGAAAAGAGGATACCGTTCGGTTTGCCTTAACCGGTGAAGCTGGTATGAATGACGGCCTTGCGTTTCCGTTTGTGCACGGTGCTATTGCCTTACTCCCGACACTGATGCCCCTCGAAGCCCGGCTGCTTCACTGGCTCTGGCACGACGTGCTCTACGAAATTGGCATTGGCGTCCTTTTCGGCTGGCTCTGGGGGCGGCTACTGGCGTCATTAATTGTCCACCTGCCCAAAAAGATCAGCATCAGACCCGAAGTTTACGGCTTTGTAGTTTTAGCGGTTACGCTGATTACGTACGGTGTCACTGAACTGATTCACGGCTACGGATTCCTGGCCGTGTTCGTAGCTGCCATCACCGTACGTAGCGTTGAACGTCATCATGAATTCCACCTGCGTATGCACGACTTCTCGGATCAGATCGAGCGGCTGTTCATTGTCGTGCTGCTTATGCTGTTTGGTGGAGCCATCGGTAATGGCCTGTTGAATGCCTTGACCTGGCCGGATGCCCTCCTTGGGCTGGCTTTACTCTTTATCGTCCGACCGCTTATCGGCGTGGTTACGCTGGTTGGTACGCGGGCATCCTGGGCGGAACGATGGATCATTTCCGCTTTTGGTATTCGGGGCATTGGGTCCATCTTTTACATTGCTTTTGCTCTTAGGGAAGCCGTCTTCCCCGAACCACAACGGCTGTGGTCGCTGGTAGGCTTTGTTATTCTGGTATCTATTGTGCTGCACGGCATTCTGTCTACGCCGGTTATGCGCTGGCTCGACCGGAAGCAGGGAAGACTACGACCAGTGAGTCACGTTAATTCGTAA
- a CDS encoding SusD/RagB family nutrient-binding outer membrane lipoprotein, translating into MKKLLRVSYVLVALFASSSACTDDITSINTNPKAYQAGSVQADAFFSNATRNLTDAVVYGFTFKILAQQFSETTYFTTSAYNLVDVGSGFWTSMYRDVLRDYAEAKTVLTNSPSLFPDVDNNKRAIIDIMEVYTYSLLVNTYGNVPYSGAINTALQTKALDSDNLTPAYDDAAAIYDDLFARLDRDLGMLKTSSTSFGTADLIYGGSVAKWVKFANSLKLRMAVTLADVNPTKAKTLAEAAVKAGVFTANSDNAILTYLATTPNTNPIWVGLIQSGREDYVASNTMMNILQAPTVKDPRIPLFYTKDNTGGYTGGIYGRSNAYITYSKAGTSVTAQTTPGVLLSYDEIAFYLAEAAARGYSVGGTAESFYNAGITASILYWGGTAASTTTYLADPAVAYATAIGSTPLQRIARQKYIALYNRGLEAWTEYRRLDYPTLNTPPVPQGDFPVRYTYPNSEQTSNIANYTTAAAAIGSDKLTTKVFWDTK; encoded by the coding sequence ATGAAGAAATTACTTCGCGTGTCGTACGTGCTGGTGGCGCTGTTCGCGTCTTCTTCAGCCTGTACCGACGATATAACCTCAATCAATACGAACCCCAAAGCATACCAGGCGGGCAGCGTACAGGCCGATGCGTTTTTCAGCAACGCGACCCGTAACCTGACCGATGCTGTTGTGTACGGCTTTACGTTCAAAATTCTGGCGCAGCAGTTCTCCGAAACAACCTATTTCACCACCAGTGCCTACAATCTGGTCGACGTAGGGAGCGGTTTCTGGACGTCTATGTACCGCGACGTGCTGAGGGACTATGCCGAAGCCAAAACGGTACTGACAAATAGTCCAAGCTTGTTTCCGGACGTGGATAATAACAAACGGGCTATTATCGACATCATGGAAGTGTATACGTACTCACTGCTGGTGAATACGTACGGTAATGTTCCCTACTCCGGAGCCATCAATACGGCGCTGCAGACGAAGGCCCTGGATTCAGACAACCTGACGCCCGCCTACGACGATGCCGCTGCGATTTACGACGATCTGTTTGCGCGACTGGACCGGGATCTGGGCATGCTGAAAACCAGTTCAACCAGCTTCGGGACGGCTGACCTGATTTACGGAGGGAGCGTCGCGAAATGGGTGAAGTTTGCCAATTCGCTGAAACTGCGTATGGCCGTAACCCTGGCCGACGTTAACCCGACGAAAGCTAAAACGCTGGCTGAAGCTGCCGTTAAAGCAGGTGTGTTCACGGCTAACAGCGACAACGCTATCCTGACCTACCTGGCAACAACCCCCAACACGAACCCAATCTGGGTGGGCCTGATTCAGAGCGGTCGGGAAGACTACGTAGCATCGAACACGATGATGAACATCCTGCAGGCTCCTACGGTGAAAGATCCCCGGATTCCACTGTTCTATACCAAAGACAACACGGGGGGCTACACGGGAGGAATCTACGGCCGGAGTAATGCCTATATTACGTACTCGAAAGCGGGCACATCCGTAACTGCTCAGACAACGCCGGGCGTACTGCTGAGCTACGATGAAATCGCCTTCTACCTGGCCGAAGCCGCTGCCCGGGGGTATTCGGTAGGAGGGACGGCCGAAAGTTTCTACAACGCTGGTATTACGGCTTCCATTCTGTACTGGGGTGGTACGGCGGCTTCGACCACTACGTATCTGGCCGATCCAGCTGTGGCGTATGCGACTGCCATTGGCTCGACCCCACTGCAACGGATTGCCCGTCAGAAATACATCGCCCTCTATAACCGGGGGCTGGAAGCCTGGACCGAATACCGTCGGCTGGATTACCCAACGCTCAACACCCCGCCGGTACCACAGGGCGATTTCCCGGTTCGATACACCTATCCAAACTCGGAACAAACGTCGAACATTGCCAATTATACCACGGCCGCAGCGGCTATTGGCAGTGATAAGCTGACGACTAAAGTGTTCTGGGATACCAAATAA
- a CDS encoding YitT family protein encodes MVTQAIAPTKSQTWIRLAKDVGFLSAGVLCAGMGLKGFLLPNNFLDGGAMGISLLIEITTGINLAILIVLVNIPFIWMGYRQISPGFAARTIFSISLLAVCLVLVPYPTITSDKLLISVFGGFFLGAGIGLAIRGGGVLDGTEVLAIYISRRSALSVGDVIMLINVLIFGSAALLINVETALYAMLTYLAASKTIDFLIHGIEEYTTMLIISDEHEAIRQMITEEMGRGVTVLKGEKGYGKRGLRQNDTNVLYTVVTRLEVARLKDRVDQIDPKAFIINHGIDDAKGGMVKNRPLH; translated from the coding sequence ATGGTTACGCAAGCTATTGCTCCAACAAAATCACAAACCTGGATACGTTTAGCCAAAGATGTAGGGTTCTTAAGCGCCGGGGTTCTCTGCGCCGGCATGGGCCTAAAAGGCTTTCTTCTACCGAATAACTTTCTGGATGGCGGTGCTATGGGTATTTCGCTGCTGATCGAAATAACGACCGGCATCAACCTGGCCATTCTGATCGTGCTGGTCAACATTCCGTTCATCTGGATGGGCTACCGGCAGATCTCGCCGGGTTTTGCTGCCCGTACTATTTTCTCCATTAGCCTGCTGGCGGTCTGTCTGGTACTGGTTCCTTACCCGACCATTACGTCCGACAAGCTTCTGATCTCCGTCTTTGGCGGTTTCTTTCTGGGGGCGGGTATCGGGCTGGCCATTCGGGGCGGGGGCGTCCTGGATGGTACTGAAGTGCTGGCGATTTACATTAGCCGCCGATCGGCATTGTCCGTGGGTGACGTCATTATGCTGATCAATGTGCTGATTTTTGGCTCGGCGGCCCTGCTGATTAACGTCGAAACGGCGCTCTACGCCATGCTGACGTACCTGGCCGCATCTAAAACAATTGATTTTCTGATTCATGGTATCGAAGAATACACAACCATGCTGATTATCTCGGATGAGCACGAAGCCATCCGCCAGATGATTACCGAAGAAATGGGTCGGGGCGTTACGGTTCTAAAAGGCGAAAAAGGGTACGGCAAACGCGGTCTGCGTCAGAATGATACGAATGTGCTTTACACCGTGGTCACCCGACTGGAAGTAGCCCGGCTGAAAGATCGCGTTGACCAGATCGACCCTAAAGCATTTATTATTAATCACGGCATCGACGATGCGAAAGGAGGCATGGTCAAGAACCGGCCGCTGCATTAG
- a CDS encoding OsmC family protein yields MKITRNATAHWAGTGKDGKGSLSTASTVLNKTQYSYNTRFEDGVGTNPEELVAAAHAGCFAMQLAFNIQQAGFAADSLDVKCDITLEDGGITSSKLTLNAAVPGLDKAKFDELVDHAEHNCPISKLFNTTISVDATLA; encoded by the coding sequence ATGAAAATCACCCGCAATGCAACAGCCCACTGGGCAGGTACCGGTAAAGATGGTAAGGGTTCGCTGTCGACCGCCAGCACGGTGCTGAACAAAACACAGTACTCGTACAACACGCGTTTTGAAGATGGTGTTGGAACAAACCCGGAAGAGCTGGTAGCTGCGGCCCACGCAGGCTGCTTTGCGATGCAACTGGCGTTCAACATCCAGCAGGCTGGTTTTGCCGCTGATTCGCTGGATGTTAAATGCGACATTACGCTGGAAGACGGCGGCATCACGAGTTCGAAACTGACGCTGAACGCGGCCGTTCCAGGTCTTGACAAAGCAAAATTCGACGAGCTGGTCGATCACGCCGAACACAACTGCCCCATTTCTAAACTGTTCAACACTACGATCAGCGTCGACGCCACGCTGGCGTAA
- a CDS encoding Crp/Fnr family transcriptional regulator: MQTVPAHTLLQNHLQQFAQLSASDCQQGIAFWQPRTIAKHDFFNFSNSVCRQVGFVLKGMFRVYYVDPKTSLEHNLYFIQEYAFLTSLKSLLTQTTCPYLIEAIEDAELLVIDRAHLQQLYTTSHGWERFGRLLAEQYFLFNQSRAESLLMQTAEERYVDLLNHYPDLLNRVSLGHISSYLGVKGPSLSRIRAQLARKSTQ, encoded by the coding sequence ATGCAGACAGTGCCCGCCCATACTCTACTACAAAACCATCTCCAGCAATTCGCCCAGTTGTCGGCGTCTGACTGCCAGCAGGGGATAGCGTTCTGGCAGCCCCGGACCATCGCCAAACATGATTTTTTCAACTTCAGCAATTCTGTCTGCCGACAGGTTGGCTTTGTGCTGAAAGGTATGTTTCGGGTCTATTACGTTGATCCAAAAACCAGTCTGGAGCATAACCTGTATTTTATTCAGGAATACGCCTTTCTGACCTCGCTGAAAAGCCTGCTGACCCAGACGACCTGCCCGTACCTGATCGAAGCCATCGAAGATGCCGAACTACTGGTTATTGACCGGGCGCACCTGCAACAGCTGTACACGACTTCGCACGGCTGGGAACGGTTTGGGCGCCTGCTGGCCGAGCAGTATTTTCTGTTCAACCAGAGCCGGGCCGAAAGTCTGTTGATGCAGACTGCCGAAGAGCGGTACGTCGATCTGCTGAACCACTACCCGGATCTTTTAAACCGGGTATCGCTGGGGCATATTTCGTCGTACCTGGGCGTTAAAGGGCCGTCGCTGAGCCGGATCCGGGCGCAACTGGCTCGTAAATCAACTCAGTAG
- a CDS encoding SusC/RagA family TonB-linked outer membrane protein, which produces MRQILSVGLVFLLVLTSGGVWAQGRLVSGKVTSSTDGSALPGVNVVVKGTSNGTVTDSDGMYKLTVPSANSTLVFSFIGHITKEQPIGGQAVVDVTLADDTKQLTEVVVTAQGILKTRNELSYAAQTVTGEMLSQTRDANFVNALSGKVAGVQIQKNNGLGGSTGIVIRGWKSLSGSNQALFVVDGVPIDNSTNNASGTSRGTAGYDYGNAAADINPDDIESTTILKGPAATALYGSRASNGVVFITTKKGRKKGLGVSINTGVTFSNADRSTFPTYQKQYGAGYGKYYGPTKDGYFDQADVNGDGIADNIVPTYEDASVGAPFDPSLSVYQWNAFGDPTSPTYKKATPWVAAANDPFSYFQQGVTTNNSVTIDGGSDKGFFKLGYTLNKDKGIMPNSHLKKDYLNFSASYEVVKRLTATGSINFTNIEGRGRYAQGYGGNNAVSMFREWWQVNVDLKELEAAYQRTGQNITWNWASGLPNTTKTIYWDNPYFAAYENAPNDNRLRYFGYTRLDYKITDWLNAMGRVSLDSYSQRQEERTAVSSVVFPAGRYIRRDLTFQEYNYDFLLTANKNLTPNLALKAAAGVNIRKTMQNGMSAQTNGGLVVPKIYALSNSVNPIEAPNERDYYLSKQVNGYYADGEIGYKDFIFLNGSFRRDVASSLPVGGNAYNYGQISTSFVFSKFVPENSIFTFGKLRLNYAEVGADAPFNSLTDLYDKPTAFGSIPLFSVPGTKNNSNLRPERTKSYEAGIETSFLNGRLGLDVTYFNSRSVDQIIPVTVSTATGYNSKYVNAGILENKGIEVSLTGSPVKVGNFRWDVNLNWTRIRNKVVELYGNVTNFSLPGGSFQASGSSNAPLGRSYGTIYGTDYIYTNGQPTVDAQTGRYLRTTTATNEIGNINPDWLAGFQNTLRYKNLSLSFLLDAKKGGDILSVDMYYGLATGLYQESAGLNELGNLIRSPVAQGGGILLPGVNADGSVNKTRLNMLDYPQAGTQTAGPTHRYIYDASYLKLREVLLTYSLPATIVNKLSPLRNLSVSLVGRNLWIIMKNIPYADPEDNLGAGNIQGVQVGSLPNVRTLGFNINASF; this is translated from the coding sequence ATGAGGCAAATTTTATCTGTGGGATTGGTATTCCTGCTTGTCCTGACGTCTGGTGGGGTATGGGCTCAGGGCCGCCTGGTATCTGGGAAAGTTACCTCGTCTACGGATGGGAGCGCCCTGCCGGGTGTGAACGTAGTGGTGAAAGGAACGTCGAACGGAACGGTTACGGATTCGGATGGGATGTACAAACTGACGGTTCCGTCGGCCAATAGTACGCTGGTCTTCTCGTTCATTGGTCACATAACGAAAGAACAGCCAATCGGTGGTCAGGCGGTTGTTGACGTAACGCTCGCCGACGATACCAAACAACTGACCGAAGTTGTTGTAACGGCGCAGGGGATTCTAAAAACCCGGAACGAACTCTCGTACGCGGCTCAGACCGTAACGGGTGAGATGCTGAGCCAGACCCGGGACGCAAACTTCGTCAACGCACTGTCGGGTAAAGTGGCGGGCGTACAGATTCAAAAGAACAACGGCCTTGGCGGATCAACGGGGATTGTGATCCGGGGCTGGAAATCGCTGAGTGGCTCCAACCAGGCGTTATTCGTTGTTGATGGGGTTCCCATTGACAACTCAACCAATAACGCGTCGGGAACAAGCCGGGGGACGGCGGGCTATGACTACGGCAACGCAGCGGCTGATATTAACCCGGACGATATTGAATCGACGACGATTCTGAAAGGACCGGCGGCTACGGCGCTGTACGGCTCACGGGCGTCGAACGGGGTTGTCTTTATCACCACCAAAAAAGGTCGCAAGAAAGGACTGGGCGTCAGCATCAACACGGGCGTTACGTTCAGTAATGCCGACCGGAGTACATTCCCGACCTACCAGAAACAGTACGGTGCAGGGTACGGTAAATACTACGGACCAACCAAAGACGGGTATTTTGATCAGGCGGACGTAAACGGGGATGGCATTGCCGACAATATCGTTCCTACCTACGAAGATGCCTCGGTCGGGGCGCCGTTTGACCCGAGCCTGTCGGTTTACCAGTGGAATGCTTTCGGCGATCCAACGTCACCAACCTATAAAAAGGCAACGCCCTGGGTAGCGGCTGCGAATGATCCGTTCTCTTACTTCCAGCAGGGCGTAACGACTAATAACAGCGTAACCATCGATGGCGGGAGCGATAAAGGCTTTTTTAAACTGGGCTATACCCTGAACAAAGACAAAGGGATTATGCCGAACAGTCACCTGAAAAAAGATTATCTGAACTTCAGTGCGTCGTACGAAGTAGTTAAACGGCTGACGGCGACTGGCTCGATTAACTTCACGAACATCGAGGGTCGAGGCCGTTATGCCCAGGGCTACGGCGGTAATAACGCTGTTTCCATGTTCCGCGAATGGTGGCAGGTCAACGTTGACCTGAAAGAGCTGGAAGCCGCTTACCAGCGGACCGGCCAGAATATTACCTGGAACTGGGCCAGCGGACTGCCCAACACGACCAAGACGATCTACTGGGACAACCCGTACTTTGCTGCCTACGAAAATGCACCGAACGACAACCGCCTGCGTTATTTCGGCTATACCCGGCTGGATTACAAAATCACCGACTGGCTGAATGCGATGGGACGCGTATCGCTGGATTCATACAGCCAGCGTCAGGAAGAGCGGACGGCGGTGAGCAGTGTTGTGTTCCCGGCCGGGCGATACATTCGCCGGGACCTCACGTTCCAGGAATACAACTATGACTTTCTGTTAACAGCGAACAAAAACCTGACGCCAAACCTGGCCCTGAAAGCCGCTGCGGGGGTTAACATCCGCAAAACCATGCAGAATGGGATGAGCGCCCAGACCAACGGTGGGCTGGTCGTGCCGAAAATCTACGCGCTGTCGAATTCAGTGAACCCCATCGAAGCGCCCAACGAACGGGACTACTACCTGAGCAAGCAGGTGAATGGGTACTACGCGGATGGGGAAATTGGGTACAAAGATTTTATCTTCCTGAATGGCTCGTTTCGCCGGGACGTTGCTTCGTCGCTGCCGGTTGGTGGTAACGCGTACAATTACGGGCAGATTTCAACCAGTTTTGTCTTCTCGAAGTTTGTTCCCGAAAACTCAATCTTTACGTTCGGCAAACTGCGGCTGAATTACGCCGAAGTGGGGGCTGATGCACCGTTTAACTCGCTGACCGATCTGTACGACAAACCGACGGCGTTCGGCTCGATTCCCCTCTTCTCGGTGCCCGGCACAAAAAACAATAGTAATCTGCGGCCCGAACGGACCAAGAGTTACGAAGCTGGTATCGAAACCTCATTCCTGAACGGTCGGCTTGGCCTGGACGTAACCTACTTTAACTCGCGTTCGGTCGATCAGATTATTCCGGTAACGGTGTCGACTGCCACGGGCTATAACTCCAAATACGTGAATGCCGGTATCCTGGAAAACAAAGGGATTGAAGTGTCCCTCACGGGCTCGCCCGTTAAAGTGGGTAACTTCCGCTGGGACGTTAACCTGAACTGGACCCGCATCCGTAACAAGGTCGTTGAGTTGTACGGGAACGTAACAAACTTCTCACTACCGGGGGGTAGTTTCCAGGCGAGTGGTTCGTCGAACGCGCCCCTGGGGCGTAGCTACGGTACGATCTACGGAACGGATTATATCTATACCAACGGGCAACCAACGGTGGATGCCCAAACCGGTCGCTACCTGCGGACAACGACGGCAACCAACGAGATTGGCAACATCAATCCCGACTGGCTGGCTGGTTTCCAGAACACGCTGCGTTACAAAAACCTGTCGCTCAGCTTCCTGCTCGACGCCAAGAAAGGGGGCGATATTCTATCGGTTGATATGTATTACGGACTGGCTACCGGTCTGTACCAAGAAAGCGCTGGCCTGAATGAGCTGGGAAACCTGATTCGGAGCCCGGTAGCGCAGGGTGGTGGTATTTTACTGCCGGGGGTTAATGCGGATGGTTCGGTGAATAAGACGCGACTGAACATGCTGGATTACCCACAGGCCGGAACGCAGACGGCTGGTCCGACGCACCGGTACATCTACGACGCCAGCTACCTGAAACTTCGTGAAGTCCTGCTGACCTATTCACTGCCCGCAACGATCGTGAATAAACTGTCGCCCTTACGGAATCTGTCGGTATCGCTGGTTGGTCGTAACCTGTGGATTATCATGAAGAATATTCCCTACGCAGATCCCGAAGATAACCTCGGTGCCGGCAATATTCAGGGCGTACAGGTCGGTAGCCTTCCGAACGTACGGACCCTTGGTTTCAACATCAACGCATCATTCTAA
- a CDS encoding Uma2 family endonuclease: protein MTELAAQLLESPKAPQIIRQVQAILNDEQKRRQAFYEWMDDDMKAEFINGEVVVHSPALEKHNAAVLRLGMLLSAFVDAQEIGMVRVEKALVELTRNSYEPDICYFGSAKAAAIQPDQLYYPAPDLVVEVLSKSTQKNDREVKFEDYAAHGVMEYWLVDPTRQTIETFIIDTDTEAYAATGHFSIGQSVSSQQVPGFTIPVKAVFDSSANVAALRSLLAS, encoded by the coding sequence ATGACCGAACTAGCCGCACAATTATTGGAATCGCCTAAGGCTCCGCAAATCATCCGGCAGGTGCAGGCGATTCTCAACGACGAACAAAAACGCCGACAGGCATTTTACGAGTGGATGGACGACGATATGAAAGCCGAGTTTATCAACGGCGAAGTTGTCGTCCATTCACCCGCTTTAGAGAAACATAATGCTGCCGTCCTACGCTTAGGAATGCTTCTTAGTGCCTTCGTCGATGCACAGGAAATAGGTATGGTTCGTGTTGAAAAAGCCCTCGTCGAACTGACCCGTAACAGCTACGAACCGGACATCTGCTATTTTGGCTCCGCTAAAGCCGCTGCGATCCAGCCCGATCAACTGTATTATCCCGCTCCCGACCTGGTCGTGGAGGTGCTTTCTAAAAGTACCCAGAAAAATGATCGCGAGGTGAAGTTTGAAGATTATGCCGCTCACGGCGTAATGGAGTACTGGCTGGTCGACCCAACCCGTCAGACAATCGAAACGTTTATCATCGACACCGATACTGAAGCCTACGCAGCGACTGGTCATTTTAGCATTGGGCAGTCGGTCAGCAGCCAGCAGGTACCCGGATTCACGATTCCCGTCAAGGCCGTTTTTGACTCTAGTGCCAATGTCGCTGCGCTTCGGTCTTTACTGGCGTCTTAG
- a CDS encoding N-acetylmuramoyl-L-alanine amidase, translating into MQTLFLALFGVAIHAFASASPSPTSVVSLLVSSGHKPGISRIPTAPPRQGDKRKQAKQKKTKVVKRPAKKNTVSTTKTVRKRTAVVAAAPKNPRKPLSGTVYYLASGHGGPDPGALGRYGKYLLPEDEYAYDVTIRLSEYLKQLGATVYMIIKDPNDGIRNEAVLKLDHDEVAYPNQRIPLNHVARLSQTTTAVNRLHAKHKGAYQRFITIHVDSRSKGQNIDVFFYHHEQNAAGKRLAYHIHKRFTANYRRHQPDRPYSGNVTPRGSLYVVRNSHPPTVFIELGNIQSAQDQKRFLIADNRQALANWLAQGILDDYRSRK; encoded by the coding sequence TTGCAGACGCTTTTTCTCGCGCTTTTTGGGGTAGCTATTCACGCTTTCGCCAGTGCCAGCCCCTCACCCACTTCTGTTGTTTCATTGCTCGTGTCTAGCGGCCATAAGCCGGGAATCAGCCGAATTCCAACCGCCCCTCCCAGGCAGGGAGACAAACGAAAACAGGCAAAGCAGAAAAAGACGAAAGTCGTCAAACGTCCGGCGAAAAAGAATACCGTATCAACGACGAAAACGGTTCGTAAACGGACAGCCGTTGTAGCAGCCGCGCCCAAAAACCCCCGAAAACCCCTGAGCGGCACGGTCTATTACCTGGCCTCTGGCCATGGCGGACCCGATCCGGGTGCGCTGGGCAGATACGGCAAGTACCTCCTGCCCGAAGATGAGTACGCGTATGACGTAACGATCCGTCTGTCAGAGTACCTCAAACAGCTGGGCGCTACGGTCTACATGATCATTAAAGATCCCAACGATGGCATCCGGAACGAAGCTGTCCTGAAACTGGATCACGACGAGGTAGCTTATCCCAACCAGCGTATTCCGTTGAACCACGTAGCCCGGCTTAGTCAGACCACAACGGCTGTTAATCGGCTTCACGCCAAGCATAAAGGAGCTTACCAGCGCTTCATTACTATTCACGTCGACAGCCGCAGTAAAGGGCAGAACATCGACGTTTTTTTCTATCACCACGAGCAGAACGCGGCCGGGAAACGGCTGGCCTATCATATTCACAAGCGCTTCACGGCCAATTACCGACGACACCAGCCCGACCGCCCTTACTCCGGCAACGTAACACCACGGGGGAGTCTATACGTCGTTCGAAACAGCCACCCACCAACGGTTTTCATCGAGTTGGGAAACATTCAGAGCGCCCAAGATCAGAAACGCTTTCTAATCGCCGACAACCGGCAGGCCCTGGCCAACTGGCTGGCGCAGGGCATCCTGGACGATTACCGCTCCCGGAAGTAA